A genomic segment from Malus domestica chromosome 05, GDT2T_hap1 encodes:
- the LOC103435339 gene encoding uncharacterized protein isoform X1, whose protein sequence is MLLLQPWSVSSSTALHNSLAFSHSETQHKAIYKRRRSAAPFCLRAQLLDGIDQLAHNKVLIAAGVSMAVGQLTKPVTSVILYGKEFDFKAVVQAGGFPSSHSSAMVATATTLGLERGLSDSIFGLTVVYAGIVMYDAQGVRREVGNHAKVLNKMLPLNTTVNSVPTQDRGRINSQPQKPLLKSESVESLLSEEANILSPKATNGPLASQSKEITMQATQTQVSSGLGSNAEEGLERAANTSTRLKESIGHTEVEVAAGALLGFLVGLAVYAIM, encoded by the exons ATGTTGCTGCTGCAGCCTTGGAGCGTTTCGAGCTCCACCGCGCTTCACAATTCTCTGGCTTTTTCCCACTCGGAAACCCAGCACAAAGCCATTTATAAACGACGCCGTTCAGCAGCACCCTTTTGCCTCAGAGCTCAGTTGCTGGACGGAATCGATCAGCTCGCGCATAACAAG GTTTTGATTGCGGCTGGAGTTTCAATGGCAGTTGGGCAGCTCACGAAGCCGGTGACTTCTGTGATTTTGTATGGGAAAGAGTTTGATTTCAAGGCGGTCGTTCAGGCTGGGGGATTCCCTTCTTCCCATTCCTCT GCAATGGTGGCTACTGCAACAACCCTTGGCCTCGAAAG GGGCCTTTCGGATTCAATATTTGGCCTTACTGTTGTTTATGCAGGCATTGTGATGTATGATGCTCAG GGGGTGCGAAGAGAAGTTGGCAATCATGCAAAAGTACTCAACAAAATGCTGCCCCTGAACACAACGGTGAACTCAGTCCCCACCCAGGACAGAGGTAGAATTAACTCTCAACCTCAAAAACCATTGTTGAAGTCGGAAAGCGTTGAGTCTCTGTTGTCTGAGGAAGCAAACATTCTCTCACCAAAAGCAACAAATGGCCCTTTAGCGTCTCAGTCCAAGGAGATAACAATGCAAGCTACTCAGACGCAGGTTTCTTCGGGCTTAGGAAGTAATGCCGAGGAAGGTTTAGAAAGAGCTGCCAATACTTCAACTCGGCTAAAAGAATCGATCGGCCATACTGAAGTAGAAGTCGCGGCCGGCGCTTTGTTGGGTTTCTTGGTAGGATTGGCGGTGTATGCGATAATGTGA
- the LOC103409073 gene encoding pentatricopeptide repeat-containing protein At2g26790, mitochondrial-like, with protein MYMWLSSIRLGFPRKCIHPTQNNHNRLIFAHGGSGGGSFKWASSQAALALWNSSSSHSDESSDDNSVTVCTTNVATNGANRTHCFSELDTSGVVSKLNCLRNEPNLAISFFHRVKGDGFRHNVYTYSALIRILCCWGLDRKLDSLFVNLINCCEDLEFEISDLMEAIEEGIEVSPSMIRAYDALLKSFVSLNMFDEAIDVLFQTKRRGFVPHIFTSNFLMNRLVEHSKVDMAVAIYKQLKRIGMNPNDYTYAIVIKGLCKKGSLEEAVEVFQEMQEAGVTPSAFAYTAYIEGLCTNHRPDLGYQVLQACHGENVLIDVYAYNAVIRGFCNEMKFDEAESILLDMEKRGLVPDSYTYSVMICGYCKSSKLLKALALHNDMESKGIKTNCVIVSLILQCMCNMGMPSEAVDQFREYKSLGIYLDEVSYNIAVDAFCKLGKMEQALELLEEMKCKHMVLDIMHYTTLIKGYFLQGHVVEAASFLKEMKEKGLKPDITTYNVLDLLDYMGAHGFKPDSVTHNMIIENLCVGGKVKEAEAFLYSLEYKNADTYSAMVNGYCEANHTKEAYELLIRLAKQGTLVKQGLALKYSVNFV; from the coding sequence ATGTATATGTGGCTTTCGTCCATTAGACTgggttttcccagaaaatgcattcaCCCCACCCAAAACAATCACAACCGTTTGATCTTCGCCCATGGCGGCAGTGGCGGCGGTTCTTTCAAGTGGGCATCTTCCCAGGCGGCACTTGCCCTCTGGAACTCCAGTTCCTCCCACTCTGATGAATCATCTGATGATAATTCTGTCACTGTTTGTACCACAAACGTCGCTACCAATGGCGCCAATAGAACCCATTGCTTCTCCGAATTAGATACTTCTGGGGTTGTTAGCAAGCTCAACTGTCTAAGAAACGAACCCAATTTGGCGATTTCGTTCTTTCACCGGGTGAAGGGAGATGGCTTTCGACACAATGTCTACACGTATTCCGCGCTTATTAGAATTTTGTGCTGTTGGGGTCTGGATAGGAAGTTGGATTCTCTCTTTGTGAACCTTATTAATTGCTGTGAAGACCTTGAATTCGAGATTTCGGATTTGATGGAAGCGATTGAGGAGGGAATTGAGGTTTCCCCATCGATGATCCGAGCCTATGATGCATTGCTCAAGTCTTTTGTCAGTTTGAACATGTTCGATGAGGCTATTGATGTTTTATTCCAGACAAAAAGACGTGGGTTTGTGCCCCATATCTTTACGAGTAATTTTCTAATGAACCGCTTGGTTGAGCATAGTAAAGTGGATATGGCTGTGGCTATATACAAGCAGTTGAAGCGGATTGGTATGAACCCTAATGATTACACTTACGCAATTGTCATCAAGGGACTCTGCAAGAAAGGTAGCTTGGAAGAGGCTGTGGAAGTGTTTCAGGAGATGCAGGAAGCCGGGGTAACCCCTAGCGCCTTTGCTTACACAGCGTATATTGAAGGGCTTTGCACCAATCACAGGCCGGATTTAGGGTACCAAGTGCTCCAAGCATGCCATGGGGAAAATGTTCTTATCGATGTGTATGCTTATAACGCTGTCATTCGTGGGTTCTGCAACGAGATGAAGTTTGATGAAGCTGAAAGCATCCTTCTTGACATGGAAAAGCGAGGGCTGGTCCCTGATTCATATACCTACAGTGTGATGATCTGTGGCTACTGCAAGAGTTCCAAGTTGTTGAAAGCTTTGGCTCTTCATAATGACATGGAGTCAAAGGGTATAAAAACAAATTGTGTGATTGTTAGTTTGATTCTTCAATGCATGTGTAACATGGGCATGCCTTCTGAAGCGGTGGATCAGTTTAGAGAATATAAGAGCTTGGGAATCTATCTTGATGAGGTTTCCTACAATATCGCGGTAGATGCCTTTTGCAAGCTGGGGAAAATGGAACAAGCCTTAGAATTGCTTGAAGAGATGAAGTGTAAGCATATGGTTTTAGATATTATGCATTACACGACATTGATCAAAGGCTACTTTCTCCAAGGGCATGTTGTCGAGGCTGCAAGTTTTTTgaaggaaatgaaggaaaagGGTCTGAAGCCAGACATCACTACGTACAATGTACTTGACCTTTTGGATTATATGGGGGCACATGGTTTTAAACCAGACTCTGTTACACACAACATGATAATTGAAAATTTATGTGTAGGAGGAAAAGTCAAGGAAGCTGAAGCGTTTCTATACAGTTTGGAATATAAGAATGCGGATACCTATTCTGCCATGGTCAACGGGTACTGTGAAGCCAACCATACAAAAGAGGCCTATGAACTTCTTATTAGATTAGCAAAGCAAGGAACTTTAGTTAAACAAGGGCTTGCTTTAAAGTACTCAGTAAACTTTGTATAG
- the LOC103435340 gene encoding pentatricopeptide repeat-containing protein At1g79540, translating to MNLLPPILRPICYFTLKPPWRRHFSTCSEASVTANELFTILETANGIEDALEPLAPKLSSDVVRSVIRERVNPQLAFRFFIWATNRMKLCSRMSQNSVIDMLVRDDAFELYWRTLEQIREYGFPIGSDAFAVLINGYDKLDRVEKAVETFARMKDFDCKPNVSTYNSILHVLVRKEVFLLALAVYNQMLKSNNRPTRNTYAILIDGFCKTMQTQDALRMFDEMTQRGMAPNTVTYTIVVSGLCQAKRTDEAHRLVNMMKGSGCSPDLITYHALLDGYCKTGRIGDAYALLRSFERDGYVLGLNGYTCLIQGLFKARRFDEAHGWYRKMIKEGIELDNVLCTIIIQGLSDAGRVNDALSFLSEMSEKGLVPDAYCYNAVIKGFCDLGLLDEARSLHLEVSKQDCFPNACTYTILICGMCKNGLVGEAQQIFNEMEKLGCVPTVATFNALIDGLCKASLLDEAHLLFYKMEIGRNPSLFLRLSQGVDRVTDSTSLQTKVEQLCESGLILQAYKLLMKLANSGVTPDIITYNILINGFCKDGNINGAFKLFKDMQLKGLSPDSVTYGTLIDGLQRVDREEDAFVVFDQMVKNGCMPSSAVYKALMTWSCRKQKVSLAFSLWLKYLRNLPSREEEEIKEIEENFKEGKIEKAIRGLLEMDIKFKEFNLAPCTILLIGMCQVRRVHEALRIFSVLDEYKVTVTPPSCVHLISGLCKEGNLDLAIGVFIYTLEKGFMLMPEICNTLLKCLLRSQDKKDHALDLVSRMRSLGYDLDSYLQQTTKFLLQCHGN from the coding sequence ATGAATCTCTTACCTCCTATACTTCGACCCATCTGCTACTTCACTCTCAAGCCCCCGTGGCGGCGCCATTTTAGCACCTGCTCGGAGGCCTCCGTCACTGCTAATGAGCTCTTCACAATCCTTGAAACAGCCAACGGTATTGAGGACGCCCTGGAACCCTTGGCCCCCAAGCTCTCCAGTGACGTAGTGAGATCTGTGATTCGAGAACGGGTGAACCCACAACTGGCTTTTCGTTTCTTCATCTGGGCAACCAATAGAATGAAGCTTTGCAGCCGAATGTCTCAGAATTCGGTGATTGACATGCTTGTCAGGGACGATGCCTTTGAACTCTATTGGAGAACGCTGGAGCAGATACGAGAATACGGGTTTCCGATTGGTTCTGATGCCTTTGCTGTGCTGATCAATGGCTATGACAAACTGGACAGGGTCGAAAAGGCTGTGGAGACGTTCGCCCGGATGAAAGATTTCGATTGTAAGCCTAATGTCTCTACTTACAATTCGATACTGCATGTTTTGGTGCGAAAAGAAGTGTTTTTGTTAGCTTTAGCTGTATATAACCAGATGTTGAAGTCGAATAATAGGCCTACTAGAAATACATATGCAATTTTGATTGATGGGTTTTGCAAGACAATGCAAACCCAGGACGCGCTCCGAATGTTTGACGAAATGACCCAGAGAGGCATGGCACCCAATACCGTAACTTATACTATTGTTGTTTCTGGCTTGTGCCAGGCAAAGAGGACCGATGAGGCTCATAGGTTGGTTAATATGATGAAGGGAAGTGGGTGCTCTCCAGATTTGATTACTTACCATGCTTTACTTGATGGTTATTGTAAGACAGGTAGAATTGGTGATGCTTATGCACTCCTCAGGTCATTTGAGAGGGATGGTTATGTTCTTGGACTCAATGGATATACTTGTTTGATTCAAGGTTTATTTAAAGCTAGGAGATTTGATGAAGCACATGGGTGGTATAGAAAAATGATCAAGGAGGGCATTGAGCTTGATAACGTCTTGTGTACCATAATAATTCAGGGATTATCAGATGCTGGCAGAGTTAATGATGCTTTGAGTTTCTTGAGTGAGATGAGCGAGAAAGGTTTGGTTCCAGATGCCTACTGTTATAATGCTGTCATTAAGGGGTTCTGTGATTTGGGTCTTTTGGACGAAGCTCGGTCTCTCCATCTTGAGGTCTCAAAGCAAGATTGCTTCCCTAATGCCTGCACATACACCATTCTCATTTGTGGTATGTGCAAGAACGGGCTGGTAGGGGAGGCGCAACAAATATTCAATGAGATGGAGAAGCTTGGATGTGTTCCTACTGTTGCAACCTTCAATGCTCTTATTGATGGACTTTGTAAGGCTTCTCTGCTTGACGAAGCACACTTACTATTCTACAAGATGGAGATAGGACGAAACCCTTCATTATTTCTTCGTCTTTCTCAAGGAGTTGATCGGGTTACCGATAGTACCAGTCTTCAAACAAAAGTTGAGCAATTGTGTGAGTCAGGATTGATTCTTCAGGCCTACAAACTTCTAATGAAGCTAGCTAATAGTGGGGTTACGCCTGACATCATCACTTACAACATTCTAATCAATGGGTTTTGCAAGGATGGTAACATAAATGGTGCTTTTAAGCTCTTCAAGGATATGCAACTGAAAGGGCTCTCCCCAGATTCTGTTACATATGGAACGCTTATAGATGGACTTCAAAGGGTTGACAGAGAAGAGGatgccttcgtggtctttgaccAAATGGTGAAGAATGGGTGCATGCCTAGCTCTGCAGTTTACAAAGCACTGATGACTTGGTCTTGCAGAAAACAGAAGGTTTCTTTGGCTTTTAGTCTTTGGTTGAAGTATCTGAGAAACCTTCCTAGCagagaagaggaagaaattAAAGAAATAGAGGAGAACTTTAAGGAAGGAAAAATTGAGAAGGCAATCAGAGGCTTGCTTGAAATGGATATAAAGTTCAAAGAGTTTAATTTAGCACCATGCACCATTTTGCTTATTGGTATGTGTCAGGTGAGAAGAGTACATGAAGCTTTGAGAATATTTTCTGTTCTTGATGAGTACAAAGTCACTGTCACTCCACCAAGTTGTGTGCACTTGATCAGTGGTCTCTGCAAAGAAGGGAATTTGGACCTGGCAATAGGTGTTTTCATTTATACTCTGGAGAAGGGTTTTATGTTAATGCCAGAAATATGCAACACGCTGCTCAAATGTCTTCTTCGTTCCCAAGACAAAAAGGATCATGCCCTTGACCTCGTTAGCAGGATGAGATCTTTAGGATATGATCTCGATTCTTATCTTCAGCAAACTACAAAATTTCTTCTACAATGTCACGGGAACTAA
- the LOC103435339 gene encoding uncharacterized protein isoform X2: MAVGQLTKPVTSVILYGKEFDFKAVVQAGGFPSSHSSAMVATATTLGLERGLSDSIFGLTVVYAGIVMYDAQGVRREVGNHAKVLNKMLPLNTTVNSVPTQDRGRINSQPQKPLLKSESVESLLSEEANILSPKATNGPLASQSKEITMQATQTQVSSGLGSNAEEGLERAANTSTRLKESIGHTEVEVAAGALLGFLVGLAVYAIM, encoded by the exons ATGGCAGTTGGGCAGCTCACGAAGCCGGTGACTTCTGTGATTTTGTATGGGAAAGAGTTTGATTTCAAGGCGGTCGTTCAGGCTGGGGGATTCCCTTCTTCCCATTCCTCT GCAATGGTGGCTACTGCAACAACCCTTGGCCTCGAAAG GGGCCTTTCGGATTCAATATTTGGCCTTACTGTTGTTTATGCAGGCATTGTGATGTATGATGCTCAG GGGGTGCGAAGAGAAGTTGGCAATCATGCAAAAGTACTCAACAAAATGCTGCCCCTGAACACAACGGTGAACTCAGTCCCCACCCAGGACAGAGGTAGAATTAACTCTCAACCTCAAAAACCATTGTTGAAGTCGGAAAGCGTTGAGTCTCTGTTGTCTGAGGAAGCAAACATTCTCTCACCAAAAGCAACAAATGGCCCTTTAGCGTCTCAGTCCAAGGAGATAACAATGCAAGCTACTCAGACGCAGGTTTCTTCGGGCTTAGGAAGTAATGCCGAGGAAGGTTTAGAAAGAGCTGCCAATACTTCAACTCGGCTAAAAGAATCGATCGGCCATACTGAAGTAGAAGTCGCGGCCGGCGCTTTGTTGGGTTTCTTGGTAGGATTGGCGGTGTATGCGATAATGTGA
- the LOC103435337 gene encoding uncharacterized protein has protein sequence MSGAQGAQPPGSQTATTYESVQGGENKSRTELRSKQDQGGVQIHKLQDKVEDAAGKGGPVFGAGKDPKKDDLGVTGTG, from the coding sequence ATGTCAGGAGCACAGGGAGCTCAGCCGCCGGGGTCACAGACGGCGACAACGTACGAGTCGGTTCAAGGAGGAGAGAACAAGAGCAGGACTGAGCTGCGATCCAAGCAGGACCAAGGTGGCGTTCAGATTCACAAACTACAGGACAAGGTTGAAGACGCTGCCGGCAAAGGTGGCCCTGTCTTTGGTGCCGGTAAAGATCCAAAGAAAGACGACCTCGGTGTCACCGGCACTGGCTAG
- the LOC139196240 gene encoding pentatricopeptide repeat-containing protein At2g26790, mitochondrial-like: MLALNVDPKRIMYNKVIASLCQAGEVKKARWVFNSLVERGLTPDVITYTMMMNSYCKVNCLQEAHDLFHDMKMRGIQPDVITYTVLLEGFPKQNVRRVNSSRDASGDKDETFDACTVWTEMKEMEIRPDVISYTVLIDRQCKTDNFQDAIALFDEMMNRGLEPDIVTYTALLAGCCRRGDVDRAVTLANEMSSKGMLPNARIL, translated from the coding sequence ATGTTGGCGTTAAATGTGGATCCTAAAAGAATTATGTACAACAAAGTCATAGCTTCTCTCTGCCAGGCTGGAGAGGTGAAAAAGGCCCGTTGGGTTTTTAATTCTTTGGTTGAGAGAGGGTTAACTCCTGATGTCATTACCTACACAATGATGATGAATAGCTACTGCAAGGTGAATTGTTTGCAAGAAGCCCATGATCTCTTCCATGATATGAAAATGAGAGGGATTCAACCTGATGTCATCACTTACACAGTTTTGCTCGAAGGTTTTCCCAAACAAAATGTAAGAAGGGTTAATTCCTCTCGAGATGCAAGTGGAGATAAGGATGAAACTTTTGATGCATGTACTGTTTGGACTGAGATGAAGGAAATGGAAATAAGACCCGATGTAATTAGTTATACTGTTTTGATAGACAGGCAGTGTAAAACAGACAACTTTCAGGATGCTATTGCACTTTTTGATGAAATGATGAACAGAGGACTAGAGCCTGATATAGTGACATACACAGCTCTTCTGGCTGGCTGTTGTAGGAGGGGAGATGTGGATAGGGCTGTAACACTCGCTAATGAGATGTCCTCTAAGGGAATGCTGCCAAATGCCCGTATACTCTGA